Proteins encoded together in one Paenibacillus sp. J23TS9 window:
- a CDS encoding ABC transporter ATP-binding protein: MSELVIQTRDLNKKYGGRYAVRHLNLEIARGEIYGFLGPNGAGKTTTIRMLLGLIRPTMGSIQMFGKDLKKDKLNILRKIGSLVEYPSNYGHLTAVQNLEAVRRILDVPKSRIDEVLSIVSLTKDAKRPVKGYSLGMKQRLGIATALLGNPELLILDEPTNGLDPEGIHEIRELIRSMPKQHGITVLVSSHLLSEVEQMAGTVGIIREGEMVFQDTISNLQQQASSGFRLVVSEPQEALQLVRGQGYAGQLENGGLKLEQLSDPEVALLVKRLVDNNHAIYRVEEKRQSLEDIFMQVIEQGGFQ, encoded by the coding sequence GTGAGTGAACTTGTCATTCAAACGAGAGATTTAAATAAGAAATATGGCGGGCGTTATGCTGTGCGCCATTTGAACCTGGAAATTGCCAGAGGGGAAATCTACGGTTTTCTCGGGCCCAATGGCGCCGGCAAAACGACGACCATTCGTATGCTTCTCGGATTGATCCGTCCGACGATGGGTTCCATCCAAATGTTCGGCAAGGATTTGAAAAAGGATAAGCTGAATATTTTGCGGAAAATCGGCTCGCTGGTGGAATACCCGTCGAACTACGGCCATTTAACGGCGGTGCAGAATCTCGAGGCGGTCCGGCGTATCCTGGATGTACCGAAATCGCGCATTGATGAAGTGCTGAGCATTGTTTCCCTCACCAAGGATGCAAAGCGTCCGGTGAAGGGCTATTCGCTTGGGATGAAGCAGCGTCTTGGCATCGCAACGGCCCTCCTGGGAAACCCGGAACTGCTGATCCTGGATGAACCAACCAACGGCCTGGATCCGGAGGGAATCCATGAGATCCGCGAATTGATCCGCAGCATGCCGAAGCAGCATGGCATTACTGTGCTCGTCTCAAGTCACCTGTTATCTGAAGTGGAGCAGATGGCAGGAACGGTTGGCATCATCCGTGAAGGGGAAATGGTTTTCCAGGATACGATCAGCAATCTGCAGCAGCAGGCATCCAGCGGTTTCCGTCTCGTGGTGTCCGAGCCGCAGGAAGCGCTGCAGCTGGTACGGGGTCAAGGCTATGCCGGACAGCTGGAGAACGGTGGTCTGAAGCTGGAGCAGCTTAGCGATCCGGAGGTGGCTTTGCTCGTCAAAAGGCTGGTGGATAACAACCATGCGATTTACCGGGTGGAAGAGAAGCGTCAGTCCCTGGAGGATATCTTTATGCAGGTCATTGAGCAGGGGGGATTCCAGTGA
- a CDS encoding HAMP domain-containing sensor histidine kinase encodes MRKEKLPKSRFRGSLLSRYLLIIVIALLFIPVVFPASLVGYQFVQSIIVGNISPEPEAKNDPYTTMRLEDMWHREAKRLKGNTPEQIDARIGELHAAYSKVDMFWVDAKSRVRQPGTSKLKLPQTWEAADAVAYMKRYREATQQFSVIAFIGDDQKLKQGFMVMQVSRSELRTAGYEMSARTSMIFFGIILLMFLLFIAVSWMFFVNMRRRLLRLQSAMTVQDGSNLPNPILIKKTDEIGQLEHAFNGMVVRLGSSQRREREEEELRKRLIANLSHDLRTPLTVIRSHVYSLQKEQLSDKGRQLLKLTETKLGDLSGLIDNLLSYNLLTSGKYTLDPERCDVLRIVRESAAAWYPLWEKEGFEADIDLPEEPLFWIIDPQWFRRILDNLFQNAVRHARSGQYIGLHARALPGGQTAILISDKGQGMEASSGDKGAGIGLAIVGFLTREMGIVMDISSTSGGTNILIYPASGSEPGLKLKG; translated from the coding sequence ATGAGGAAGGAGAAGCTGCCTAAATCCCGTTTCCGGGGCTCGCTGCTCTCCAGGTACTTGCTCATCATCGTCATCGCACTGTTGTTCATTCCGGTCGTGTTCCCCGCCTCGCTTGTCGGCTATCAATTCGTGCAGAGCATAATCGTCGGCAATATTTCTCCGGAGCCGGAGGCGAAGAATGATCCCTACACAACCATGCGTCTGGAAGATATGTGGCATAGGGAAGCCAAAAGGCTGAAGGGAAACACGCCGGAACAGATCGATGCCAGGATCGGCGAGCTCCATGCGGCTTATTCGAAAGTGGACATGTTCTGGGTGGATGCGAAGTCGCGGGTACGGCAGCCCGGGACGAGCAAGCTCAAGCTTCCCCAAACCTGGGAAGCCGCGGATGCCGTCGCCTACATGAAACGCTACAGGGAAGCAACGCAGCAGTTTTCCGTCATCGCGTTTATCGGCGATGATCAAAAGCTGAAACAAGGGTTCATGGTGATGCAGGTTTCGAGATCGGAGCTGAGGACAGCCGGCTATGAAATGTCCGCGCGGACCTCGATGATTTTCTTCGGCATTATTTTGCTGATGTTTCTGCTGTTCATCGCGGTCTCGTGGATGTTCTTCGTGAACATGCGCAGACGGCTGCTTCGTCTTCAATCGGCGATGACGGTGCAGGACGGCAGCAATCTGCCCAATCCGATCCTGATCAAAAAGACGGATGAAATCGGCCAACTGGAACATGCCTTCAACGGTATGGTCGTTCGGCTGGGCAGCAGCCAAAGGCGCGAGCGCGAGGAAGAGGAGCTGCGCAAGCGGCTCATCGCCAACCTGTCGCATGATCTAAGAACGCCGCTCACTGTGATTCGCAGTCATGTGTATTCGCTCCAGAAGGAGCAGCTGTCGGACAAGGGGCGGCAGCTGCTGAAGCTGACGGAAACCAAGCTCGGGGATTTGTCCGGCCTCATCGACAATCTGCTGTCTTACAATTTGCTGACCAGCGGCAAATACACCCTTGATCCTGAACGGTGCGACGTGCTCCGCATTGTCAGGGAGAGTGCGGCTGCGTGGTACCCGCTTTGGGAAAAGGAGGGCTTTGAAGCGGATATCGATCTTCCCGAGGAGCCCCTGTTCTGGATCATCGATCCGCAGTGGTTCCGCAGGATTCTGGATAACCTGTTCCAGAACGCCGTCAGGCATGCCCGCAGCGGGCAATATATCGGGCTGCATGCCCGGGCGCTGCCCGGCGGACAAACGGCCATCCTCATTTCCGATAAAGGCCAAGGGATGGAAGCTTCATCCGGTGACAAGGGAGCAGGGATCGGGCTTGCCATTGTCGGTTTCCTGACGAGAGAAATGGGAATTGTGATGGATATCAGCAGTACCAGTGGAGGCACGAACATTCTTATTTATCCCGCCTCGGGAAGTGAGCCCGGGCTTAAGCTGAAAGGATAG
- a CDS encoding response regulator transcription factor, with amino-acid sequence MGIHLLYIEDDAEIGSWVNEDLGGRGYEVTWLQNGERAVEQAAGCRLVILDVMLPGLDGFTVGQRLKKAYPDLPILMLSARTSIDDKLEGLQFADDYLTKPFHPDELAARIEVLLRRSGSYSTEPLVLKHLLVYERENRIVNNDNGEEILLTGKQFQIFTYLLRHLGQILTKEQIYEGVWGDPYLDGDKTLMVHIRYLREKLERDPANPEIIETVRGVGYRVKA; translated from the coding sequence TTGGGGATCCATTTGTTATATATCGAAGATGACGCCGAAATCGGCTCATGGGTGAATGAAGATTTAGGTGGACGGGGCTATGAGGTGACTTGGCTTCAAAATGGGGAGCGGGCTGTGGAGCAGGCAGCAGGATGCCGCTTGGTCATTCTGGATGTGATGCTGCCGGGGCTGGACGGATTCACGGTCGGACAGCGGCTTAAGAAGGCCTATCCCGACTTGCCGATCCTGATGTTGTCCGCCAGAACCTCCATTGACGATAAGCTGGAGGGGCTTCAGTTCGCTGACGATTATTTGACCAAGCCGTTTCATCCGGATGAGCTTGCAGCCAGGATCGAGGTGCTGCTGCGCCGCTCCGGATCCTACTCGACGGAACCGCTTGTGCTAAAACATCTGCTCGTATATGAACGGGAGAACCGGATCGTGAACAATGACAATGGCGAGGAAATTCTGCTAACAGGCAAGCAGTTTCAAATCTTTACTTATCTGCTCCGCCATCTCGGGCAAATTCTGACCAAAGAGCAGATCTATGAGGGCGTATGGGGCGATCCTTATTTGGACGGAGACAAGACACTGATGGTTCATATCCGGTATTTGCGGGAGAAGCTGGAGCGTGATCCGGCCAATCCGGAGATCATCGAGACGGTGCGCGGTGTTGGTTACCGGGTGAAGGCATGA
- a CDS encoding alpha-glycosidase — MLLEAVYHRPKLNWCYAYDGRTIHLRIRTKRNDVTAVSALAGDKYIWDQSKAYVPMSKLASDELFDYWECEIVPEYRRLKYGFLLESGQEKFWMTEYDFLKNPPANPDRLFEYPFINPVDVFQTPSWVKDAVFYQIFPERFANGDPSNDPKGTLPWGGTPERDNFFGGDIQGVIDHIDHLSKLGVNAIYFTPLFTATTNHKYDTEDYLQIDPQFGDIDTLKKLVNICHERGIRVLLDAVFNHSGRTFAPFVDLQKNGENSRYKDWFYIREFPIAVKDGIPTYDTFAFEPLMPKLNTDHPEVKEYLLKAAAYWIEEADIDGWRLDVANEVDHEFWREFRRVVKKLKPDAYILGEIWHESSPWLMGDQFDAVMNYPFTNAVLDFFVDGVGDAKDFANAIGKQFSRYPRQANEVAFNLLDSHDTARLLTKCEGNKDKMKLAALFQFTYTGAPCIYYGDEIGMTGGHDPDCRKCMEWDEEKQDLELFAFYQDLIAMRLKYRALRTGKLTFLSAEADSTSLVYTREDEDDLFVIMMNNSELPAEIEVPVNESRWENIYTKETAVLKSNKLAAQLPAYGCAMFRAAKS; from the coding sequence ATGTTGCTTGAAGCCGTGTACCACCGTCCCAAACTGAACTGGTGTTATGCCTATGACGGACGCACCATCCATCTCAGAATCCGCACGAAGCGGAATGATGTAACCGCTGTATCAGCCTTGGCTGGTGACAAGTATATCTGGGATCAGTCCAAGGCCTATGTGCCGATGAGTAAGCTGGCATCCGACGAGCTGTTTGATTACTGGGAATGCGAAATTGTCCCGGAATACCGGAGATTGAAGTATGGATTTTTGCTGGAGAGCGGACAAGAGAAATTCTGGATGACAGAATATGATTTCTTGAAGAATCCTCCCGCAAATCCGGACCGCCTGTTCGAATATCCTTTCATTAATCCGGTCGATGTGTTCCAGACCCCTTCGTGGGTAAAGGATGCGGTGTTTTATCAAATTTTCCCGGAGCGTTTCGCCAATGGGGACCCGTCCAATGATCCGAAGGGCACTCTGCCATGGGGTGGTACCCCCGAGCGCGACAACTTCTTTGGAGGCGATATCCAAGGCGTCATCGATCATATCGACCATTTATCGAAGCTTGGAGTCAATGCCATTTATTTTACGCCGCTCTTTACGGCGACGACCAATCATAAGTACGATACCGAGGACTACCTCCAGATCGACCCGCAGTTCGGGGATATCGATACGCTGAAAAAGCTGGTCAACATCTGCCATGAACGCGGAATACGCGTACTGCTGGATGCCGTGTTCAATCATTCCGGCAGAACGTTCGCACCGTTTGTGGATCTGCAGAAAAACGGGGAGAACTCCCGCTACAAGGACTGGTTCTACATTCGCGAATTCCCGATCGCCGTCAAAGATGGGATTCCGACCTATGATACTTTCGCTTTCGAACCGCTGATGCCGAAGCTGAACACGGATCATCCGGAAGTTAAAGAATATTTACTGAAAGCCGCTGCCTACTGGATCGAAGAAGCCGATATCGACGGCTGGCGCCTGGATGTCGCCAACGAGGTCGATCATGAATTTTGGCGCGAATTCCGCCGCGTGGTGAAAAAGCTCAAACCGGACGCCTACATTCTCGGCGAAATCTGGCATGAATCCTCTCCTTGGCTGATGGGTGACCAATTTGATGCGGTGATGAATTATCCGTTCACCAATGCGGTGCTCGACTTTTTCGTCGATGGGGTTGGTGATGCGAAGGATTTTGCCAACGCCATCGGCAAACAGTTCTCACGGTATCCTCGTCAAGCGAATGAAGTCGCCTTTAATCTGCTGGACAGCCATGATACAGCCAGACTTCTTACCAAATGCGAAGGAAACAAGGACAAAATGAAGCTTGCTGCCTTGTTCCAGTTCACCTATACGGGCGCTCCTTGCATCTACTACGGGGATGAGATCGGCATGACCGGCGGACATGACCCGGATTGCCGCAAATGTATGGAATGGGATGAAGAAAAGCAGGACCTTGAGCTTTTTGCCTTCTATCAGGACCTGATCGCCATGCGTCTGAAGTATCGTGCCCTGCGTACCGGCAAATTAACTTTCCTCTCTGCTGAAGCAGACAGCACATCGCTGGTCTATACAAGGGAGGATGAGGATGATCTTTTCGTCATTATGATGAATAACAGCGAGCTGCCTGCCGAGATTGAAGTTCCGGTCAATGAGAGCCGCTGGGAAAATATTTACACGAAGGAAACCGCCGTTTTGAAGAGCAACAAGCTGGCAGCCCAGCTCCCTGCCTATGGATGCGCAATGTTCAGAGCGGCCAAATCATAG
- a CDS encoding ABC transporter permease — protein MWNDIWFLVRMTILTTFRKRGNLLLYFGLPIAGVLVASMLYGSQSTPDLRVGVVNEDGNQVIAADTIRFVQGLSHVKLVNTTKEDLKKNIAASKLDTGIILDAGYSSSVLKGKAEHISIESVKGAQVTAYIKSMLYGYIDNVTAMGSIAAGDTGKFQQLYDTYQAGQFKLTTESVNDKSSGQQMSYQSIGFLIMFMMTSAVNLSQLILKNRENRTYFRILTSPISSRTYVLSNVIVNLIVMIIQITIALFFMKVVFRIDAGIPMGEMVFILGLFALVSVSISLAIVSFSKSTAAAGALQNLIVTPTCLISGCFFPRSIMPEALRKISDFMPQNWVLESLGKLQAGEALSSIGFNLVILLSFALVFFLLATYKFGRNNDTRNFV, from the coding sequence ATGTGGAATGATATTTGGTTTCTGGTTCGGATGACCATACTGACGACTTTCCGTAAGCGCGGAAATCTGCTTCTATATTTCGGCCTCCCGATCGCCGGCGTGCTTGTTGCCTCGATGCTGTATGGATCGCAAAGTACGCCCGATTTGCGGGTTGGAGTTGTCAATGAGGATGGCAATCAGGTGATTGCGGCAGATACGATCAGGTTTGTACAGGGATTAAGCCATGTGAAGCTTGTGAATACGACGAAGGAAGATTTGAAGAAGAACATTGCCGCGAGTAAGCTGGATACCGGGATCATCCTTGATGCGGGTTACTCCAGCAGCGTGCTGAAGGGCAAAGCGGAACACATTAGTATCGAGTCCGTGAAGGGTGCTCAGGTTACGGCTTATATCAAATCCATGCTGTATGGCTATATCGATAACGTCACGGCGATGGGATCCATTGCAGCCGGTGACACCGGAAAGTTCCAACAGCTATATGACACTTATCAGGCAGGGCAGTTCAAGCTGACGACAGAATCCGTCAATGATAAGTCCTCGGGCCAGCAAATGTCATACCAATCTATCGGATTTCTGATCATGTTCATGATGACTTCGGCGGTGAATCTATCACAGTTAATCCTGAAAAATCGGGAAAACCGGACGTATTTCCGTATACTCACCTCGCCGATCAGCTCCAGAACCTACGTATTATCGAATGTGATCGTCAATTTAATCGTAATGATAATACAAATTACCATCGCACTGTTCTTTATGAAGGTGGTGTTCCGGATTGATGCAGGCATTCCGATGGGGGAAATGGTTTTTATCCTTGGGTTGTTTGCCCTCGTCTCCGTCAGTATCTCGCTGGCCATCGTTTCTTTCTCCAAGAGTACGGCTGCTGCAGGAGCATTGCAGAATCTGATTGTTACGCCAACCTGTCTGATTTCCGGATGCTTTTTTCCAAGAAGTATTATGCCGGAAGCCCTTCGCAAGATATCCGATTTTATGCCCCAAAACTGGGTGCTGGAGTCACTCGGAAAGCTGCAAGCAGGCGAGGCCTTGTCCAGTATCGGTTTTAATCTTGTGATTTTGCTTTCCTTTGCGCTCGTATTCTTCCTGCTCGCAACGTATAAATTTGGACGCAACAACGATACACGGAATTTTGTGTGA
- a CDS encoding ABC transporter permease, producing MNTLSIAWKEMKHDFRDFRTLIFLLAFPILLMLILGFALTNVFNGDVSVDNLKVLVKNTSTGQLSEAYTAFAKGVSQSGITFDDLKAGVNGREEVEQNRYADYIEVSDSGIHLYGSSRSSIESNIVQGMMSSFADKYNAAAAVAQQDPAKAEFIIAATHQTDYIKDTAINADRQPGSIDYYAIAMTVMIGMWGAMSGGSLIRSEIVHGTAARLAAAPVRKSEIFMGKVLGSVVLNMLCVFVIVMFSKYVFKAYWGNHLPLIFLILLTEVIMSISLGLAISYMMKGEPSGGIVMIIVQLASFLGGAYFPMGDDTGGFLGSVTNLSPIRWGNQALTEIVYDNALTAALPAMLLNMGLAVLFLGAAALMMHRKEGI from the coding sequence ATGAACACTTTATCAATAGCATGGAAGGAAATGAAACATGATTTCCGGGACTTCCGTACGTTGATATTTTTGCTCGCATTTCCGATTTTGCTGATGCTGATTTTGGGTTTTGCGCTAACGAATGTATTTAACGGTGATGTCAGCGTAGATAACCTGAAGGTGCTTGTGAAGAATACGAGCACTGGGCAGCTGTCTGAAGCGTATACGGCTTTTGCCAAAGGGGTCAGCCAATCAGGTATTACGTTTGACGACCTGAAGGCAGGCGTCAATGGCCGGGAGGAAGTAGAGCAGAACCGCTATGCCGATTACATTGAGGTGAGCGACAGCGGCATTCATCTTTACGGAAGCAGCCGCAGCTCCATTGAAAGCAACATCGTTCAAGGGATGATGAGCTCCTTCGCCGATAAATATAATGCGGCTGCAGCGGTGGCTCAGCAGGATCCCGCCAAAGCAGAGTTTATTATTGCAGCCACCCACCAAACGGATTACATCAAAGATACAGCGATTAATGCAGACCGGCAGCCAGGATCCATTGATTACTACGCCATAGCGATGACGGTCATGATCGGTATGTGGGGCGCGATGAGCGGCGGTTCGCTGATCCGCTCTGAGATTGTGCATGGAACAGCAGCAAGGCTGGCCGCGGCACCTGTTCGAAAAAGTGAGATTTTTATGGGGAAAGTCCTGGGTAGTGTTGTCCTTAATATGCTGTGTGTCTTTGTCATCGTCATGTTCAGCAAATATGTATTTAAAGCCTACTGGGGCAATCATCTCCCGTTAATCTTCCTGATTCTGCTCACAGAGGTCATCATGTCAATCAGCTTGGGATTGGCTATCAGCTATATGATGAAAGGCGAGCCTTCCGGCGGGATCGTCATGATTATCGTGCAGCTGGCGTCCTTCCTTGGCGGAGCTTATTTCCCGATGGGAGACGATACGGGCGGATTTCTCGGAAGCGTCACGAATCTGTCCCCGATCCGCTGGGGGAATCAGGCTTTGACGGAAATTGTGTATGATAACGCGTTGACGGCTGCTTTGCCTGCAATGCTGCTGAATATGGGTCTGGCCGTGCTGTTCCTTGGGGCAGCGGCTCTGATGATGCATCGCAAGGAGGGGATTTAA
- a CDS encoding ABC transporter ATP-binding protein — MNVLELRGLTKKFGDFIAVDNMSLQIREGEIFGFLGSNGAGKSTTINMISSLLRPSGGEIRILDRDATKQTRFAKMNLGIVPQDLAIYEDMTAFENVSFFAGLYGLRGNDLKERVQEALEFVGLSDKAKSFPKNFSGGMKRRLNIACAIAHKPKLIIMDEPTVGIDPQSRNYILTSVRKLNDSGCTIIYTSHYMEEVEEICSRIAIVDHGKIIAEGTKEQLKATITDVKDIRIELKSLDALDLEQLKSIPGIRVLSVQQDDNMVRIQSDAAVDNLNRILKQLIDSGMEIRAVEEQAPNLETVFLTLTGRNLRD, encoded by the coding sequence ATGAACGTACTGGAGCTGCGAGGCCTCACTAAAAAATTCGGTGATTTTATCGCCGTCGATAACATGTCATTACAAATCCGGGAAGGAGAGATATTCGGTTTCCTCGGATCCAATGGCGCAGGCAAAAGCACCACCATTAACATGATCTCATCCCTGCTGCGGCCAAGCGGCGGAGAAATTCGCATCCTGGATCGCGACGCTACGAAGCAGACCCGTTTTGCCAAAATGAATCTCGGGATTGTACCGCAGGATTTGGCGATTTATGAGGATATGACCGCATTTGAAAATGTCAGCTTTTTTGCCGGATTATACGGATTGCGCGGGAATGATCTGAAGGAGCGGGTGCAGGAGGCACTGGAATTTGTGGGACTAAGCGACAAGGCTAAGAGCTTTCCGAAAAATTTCTCAGGTGGCATGAAACGTCGTCTGAATATTGCCTGCGCCATCGCTCACAAGCCAAAGCTGATCATCATGGATGAACCAACGGTAGGTATTGATCCCCAGTCCCGCAATTACATTCTGACTTCGGTACGGAAGCTTAATGATTCCGGATGCACCATTATTTATACAAGTCACTACATGGAGGAAGTGGAGGAGATATGCTCCCGCATCGCCATCGTGGATCATGGCAAAATTATTGCCGAAGGGACCAAAGAGCAGTTAAAGGCGACCATCACGGATGTCAAAGATATCCGTATCGAGCTGAAATCGCTGGATGCACTGGATCTTGAACAATTAAAATCGATTCCTGGCATTCGGGTGCTCAGCGTGCAGCAGGATGATAATATGGTCCGAATCCAGAGTGATGCTGCGGTAGATAATCTGAACCGGATTTTGAAACAGCTGATCGACAGCGGCATGGAAATCCGGGCTGTGGAAGAGCAGGCTCCCAATCTGGAGACTGTATTCCTGACGCTCACAGGCAGAAATTTACGGGATTAG
- a CDS encoding sensor histidine kinase, with protein MELWTTGNKIILLIYIVMITYFGSDQSGRWLVLFFLIYIALNLVQHIVKDPRLKQGVLLLIIAYVVGCAWYEEPNFILLLPLNMYEIASFHIRNKYPALLVAALLPALFLRDLLLTNYAFIAVLCFLNYTLIRQYMDKVDRQEDAVDRMRHDLQRLTKKQNDNYEFARTSEYMVKLEERNRLAQEIHDGLGHAMTGALIQMEAAKRLLNNDPATASVLLQNAIGISKEGIEEIRLTLKNNKPLVEQLGLTRLKTAVESFGMQANLHTSVVHHGDMEIITPLQWKIIHENVTESLTNAAKYASATTVHVEVRVLNRFIQAVVSDNGRGTEKIVKGLGLLGMEERTASVNGTVIADGTSGFTVTTLIPYDRR; from the coding sequence ATGGAACTATGGACTACCGGCAACAAGATCATATTGCTCATATATATCGTTATGATCACGTATTTTGGTTCTGATCAATCGGGCAGATGGTTAGTCTTATTCTTTTTAATCTATATTGCCCTGAACCTGGTGCAGCATATTGTGAAGGATCCGCGGCTGAAGCAGGGAGTGCTTTTGCTTATTATCGCGTATGTTGTGGGCTGCGCGTGGTATGAAGAACCTAACTTTATCCTTTTACTCCCGCTGAATATGTATGAGATTGCTTCATTCCATATCCGGAACAAATATCCGGCCCTGCTGGTGGCGGCTCTGCTGCCTGCCCTGTTCCTCCGTGACCTTTTGTTGACGAACTACGCGTTTATTGCGGTGCTCTGTTTCTTGAACTACACGCTGATCCGGCAGTATATGGACAAAGTGGACCGACAGGAGGATGCGGTCGACAGGATGCGGCATGATCTGCAGCGGCTGACAAAAAAGCAGAATGATAACTATGAATTTGCCCGCACCTCGGAATATATGGTGAAGCTGGAGGAGCGCAACCGCCTTGCGCAGGAAATCCATGACGGTCTCGGACATGCAATGACGGGAGCGCTGATTCAGATGGAGGCCGCCAAACGACTTCTTAATAACGATCCTGCCACCGCGAGCGTGCTCCTTCAAAATGCGATTGGCATATCCAAAGAAGGTATCGAGGAAATCCGGTTGACGCTGAAAAATAATAAGCCTCTGGTGGAGCAGCTCGGACTGACGCGGCTAAAAACAGCGGTGGAGTCTTTCGGAATGCAGGCGAATTTGCATACGAGTGTGGTCCATCATGGGGATATGGAGATCATTACCCCGCTGCAGTGGAAAATCATCCATGAAAATGTGACCGAGTCCCTGACGAATGCCGCGAAATACGCTTCAGCCACCACGGTTCATGTGGAGGTCAGGGTCCTAAACCGCTTTATACAAGCTGTGGTATCCGATAACGGCCGGGGAACGGAGAAAATTGTAAAGGGGCTTGGCCTTCTTGGTATGGAAGAACGGACCGCATCGGTGAATGGCACGGTGATTGCGGACGGGACCTCAGGTTTTACCGTAACGACATTGATTCCCTATGACCGGAGATGA
- a CDS encoding GNAT family N-acetyltransferase, translating into MKTIYDAGRIILRTFEDTDAEAAKTFWGDEEVMRYCLGATPHDKLPLILKAYRECHEAKGLSVYAVVEKETGTVMGACGFNVTGEIQEVELIYHFAKSSWGKGYATEAAKACLEIARGNSGVKRIHASVDPNNLDSYKILEKIGFVYAGKEWFEDTAQEESVYEMRLG; encoded by the coding sequence ATGAAGACTATATATGATGCCGGACGCATCATACTGCGTACATTTGAGGATACAGATGCGGAAGCCGCCAAGACGTTCTGGGGAGACGAGGAAGTTATGCGCTACTGTCTTGGCGCCACCCCGCATGATAAGCTGCCTTTGATCTTAAAGGCATACCGCGAATGTCATGAAGCAAAGGGTTTATCCGTTTACGCCGTTGTGGAGAAAGAAACGGGAACGGTCATGGGTGCCTGCGGCTTTAATGTAACCGGGGAAATACAGGAGGTTGAACTTATCTATCATTTTGCCAAGTCCAGCTGGGGAAAGGGATATGCGACTGAAGCGGCGAAGGCCTGCCTGGAGATTGCCAGGGGAAATAGCGGCGTGAAGCGCATCCATGCCTCTGTTGATCCGAATAACCTGGATTCGTACAAGATTCTTGAGAAAATCGGCTTCGTATATGCAGGCAAGGAGTGGTTCGAAGATACAGCGCAGGAAGAATCGGTCTATGAAATGAGACTGGGATGA
- a CDS encoding sugar ABC transporter permease, protein MSGRKVRKSFRLGLSYIILIIMSVVAIYPALWVLLGSFRPGKSLYSKTLLPESLTLDHYRELFHSKSILFGQWYMNTLKIAILSMIIGVLLTLLTSYAVSRFRFRGRKTALSTVLILGMFPGFMSMIAIYLLLKEWHLLDTHLALIIVYAAGAPLGGTFIAKGFLDTIPRTLDEAAKIDGASNWMIFTRIILPLSKPMITYLALTQFVGPWVDYIFARLVLRTKENWTLAVGLYDMVSSNQNTNFPAFAAGSVLIAIPITILFIFLQRLLVDGLTSGASKG, encoded by the coding sequence ATGAGCGGACGTAAAGTGAGAAAAAGCTTCCGTTTGGGGCTGAGCTATATCATTTTAATCATCATGTCGGTAGTTGCGATCTATCCTGCACTCTGGGTGCTCCTGGGGTCATTCCGGCCGGGTAAATCGTTGTACAGCAAAACCCTGCTTCCAGAGAGCTTAACGCTGGATCATTACCGGGAATTGTTTCATTCCAAAAGCATTTTGTTTGGCCAATGGTATATGAATACCCTGAAAATCGCCATATTGTCCATGATTATCGGCGTACTGCTCACCCTGTTGACCAGTTATGCGGTTTCACGTTTCCGCTTCCGCGGACGCAAAACGGCATTGTCGACGGTTCTGATCCTCGGAATGTTTCCGGGCTTCATGAGCATGATCGCCATCTACCTTTTACTTAAGGAATGGCATTTGCTTGACACGCATCTGGCGCTCATCATTGTATATGCTGCCGGTGCTCCCCTCGGAGGGACGTTTATCGCCAAAGGATTTCTGGACACCATTCCGCGCACGCTGGACGAAGCAGCCAAAATTGACGGGGCGAGCAACTGGATGATTTTCACGCGGATTATCCTGCCGCTGTCGAAGCCGATGATTACTTATTTGGCGCTGACGCAGTTCGTTGGCCCTTGGGTGGATTATATTTTTGCAAGGCTCGTACTGCGGACGAAGGAAAACTGGACGCTTGCGGTCGGCTTGTATGATATGGTTTCCTCGAATCAGAATACGAACTTCCCGGCGTTTGCCGCGGGGTCGGTTCTGATTGCAATTCCAATTACTATCCTGTTTATTTTCCTGCAGCGTTTGCTTGTGGACGGATTAACATCAGGAGCGAGCAAGGGCTGA